The Deinococcus sp. Marseille-Q6407 genome has a window encoding:
- a CDS encoding tetratricopeptide repeat protein → MSILTSKWLRLSAGLLALTLPAAQAQAEVQTPTPAPAISASNYVTVGQFYYGQGNFQRAAVAYDAAVRANPTNPDALLGLARSQTRLGQSEAAAATLNRLIELDPANISARIALSQAYSQAFRQSRLPQPGSAESAGTRPAANSDPQLRAALSALDAAEGALSSLPASRRGTEGSKIWNERGYVLRFQGDLPGAVRAFQQASRLNPQESVILFNLAETQYASGDLPGATATIQRAVLAQPRDGLNRAYFARLLAEGGNFAVARPQAALAVQLAPASAYAAGQYGVVSYLAREPRTAREQLERAPQLSGGSYPDFSYYLGRLNLDAGDLPRARANFADAATTGENPEAFYYLGLSLERSSAAAATQPEQAAAAYRRALALRPVYPQASEGLERLGQRP, encoded by the coding sequence GTGAGCATTCTGACTTCCAAGTGGTTGCGGCTGAGCGCCGGACTCCTCGCGTTGACGTTGCCGGCCGCTCAGGCACAGGCTGAAGTGCAGACGCCCACCCCGGCTCCGGCCATCTCGGCCAGCAATTATGTGACGGTGGGCCAGTTCTATTACGGCCAGGGCAACTTCCAGCGGGCCGCTGTGGCCTATGACGCTGCCGTGCGCGCTAACCCAACCAACCCCGACGCCCTGCTGGGGCTGGCCCGCTCGCAGACCCGGCTGGGCCAGAGCGAGGCGGCCGCCGCCACCCTGAACCGCCTGATTGAACTGGACCCGGCCAACATCAGTGCCCGGATCGCGCTTTCGCAGGCCTATTCACAGGCTTTCCGCCAGTCGCGGCTGCCTCAGCCGGGCAGTGCTGAGTCAGCTGGCACCAGGCCAGCCGCCAACAGCGACCCCCAGCTGCGTGCGGCGCTGAGCGCTCTGGACGCCGCCGAAGGGGCGCTAAGCAGCCTTCCTGCCAGCCGCCGGGGCACCGAAGGCAGCAAGATCTGGAACGAGCGCGGCTATGTGTTGCGCTTTCAGGGCGACCTGCCGGGCGCAGTGCGGGCTTTTCAGCAGGCCAGCCGCCTCAACCCGCAGGAGAGCGTAATTCTGTTCAACCTGGCCGAAACCCAGTACGCCAGCGGTGACCTGCCGGGCGCCACCGCCACCATTCAGCGGGCCGTACTGGCGCAGCCGCGTGACGGCCTCAACCGCGCCTACTTTGCCCGCCTGCTGGCCGAGGGCGGCAACTTTGCGGTGGCCCGCCCACAGGCCGCACTGGCGGTGCAGCTGGCCCCGGCCAGTGCCTATGCAGCGGGGCAGTATGGGGTGGTCAGTTACCTGGCACGCGAACCGCGCACTGCCCGTGAACAGCTGGAGCGAGCGCCACAGCTGAGCGGCGGCAGCTACCCCGACTTCTCGTATTATCTGGGCCGGCTGAATCTGGACGCCGGCGACCTGCCCCGCGCCCGTGCCAACTTTGCTGACGCCGCCACCACCGGCGAGAACCCCGAAGCGTTCTATTACCTGGGTCTCAGCCTGGAACGCAGCAGCGCGGCCGCCGCTACGCAGCCCGAGCAGGCGGCTGCCGCTTACCGCCGTGCCCTGGCGCTGCGGCCTGTCTATCCCCAGGCCAGCGAAGGGCTGGAGCGTCTGGGCCAGCGTCCCTGA
- a CDS encoding heme-binding domain-containing protein, with product MTPPERHLQATGPRPSSNRTSGNRSTGNWAKWLGALAAALVLLQLIPYGRAHTNPPVQATPPWDSPQTEQLFTRACAACHSNQTTWPWYSNVAPVSWLVQNHVDEGRSKFNVSVPGFGPEADEAAKTVQKGEMPEKTYLPLHPEARLTPAETQALVSGLQKTFSGEGGGEGGPEGWDD from the coding sequence ATGACCCCTCCCGAACGTCACCTGCAGGCCACTGGCCCCCGCCCCTCCAGCAACCGCACTTCCGGCAACCGTTCTACTGGCAATTGGGCCAAGTGGCTGGGAGCTCTGGCCGCCGCCCTGGTATTGCTGCAACTGATTCCCTACGGCCGTGCCCACACCAATCCGCCGGTGCAAGCCACGCCGCCGTGGGACAGCCCCCAGACCGAGCAACTGTTCACGCGGGCCTGCGCCGCCTGCCACAGCAACCAGACCACCTGGCCGTGGTATTCCAACGTGGCCCCCGTCTCCTGGCTGGTTCAGAACCACGTGGATGAAGGCCGCTCCAAATTCAACGTGAGTGTGCCCGGTTTCGGCCCGGAAGCTGACGAGGCGGCCAAAACGGTGCAGAAGGGCGAAATGCCCGAAAAGACCTACCTGCCGCTGCACCCTGAAGCGCGCCTGACCCCAGCCGAAACCCAGGCCCTGGTTAGTGGGCTGCAAAAGACCTTCAGTGGTGAGGGCGGCGGCGAAGGCGGCCCAGAAGGCTGGGACGACTGA
- a CDS encoding copper homeostasis protein CutC has translation MAAAPEPAAGPLLEVCVDSLSSARQAVSGGADRLELCSGLSSGGLTPSPALTRAVCALGVPVHVLIRVREGPFQFTPDEVGLMAEELQDAAQAGAAGVVVGALAENGELDAAAMRLWAEVAAAAGLQAVCHRAFDLSADLQQSLEQLQGWGYSGVLTSGGAPTALAGADQLWHLQTQAGPHFEVLAGSGVRPGHLPELLRRSGVRAVHGSFSELRPAAEDRPSLGFDLRERCTVASQVAQARQTLREILGA, from the coding sequence GTGGCAGCCGCACCGGAACCGGCCGCCGGGCCGCTGCTGGAAGTCTGCGTGGACAGCCTGAGCAGCGCCCGGCAGGCCGTCTCGGGAGGCGCCGACCGGCTGGAACTGTGCAGCGGCCTCAGCAGCGGCGGCCTGACACCCTCGCCGGCGCTGACCCGCGCCGTGTGCGCGCTGGGCGTGCCGGTGCATGTGCTGATACGCGTCCGCGAAGGCCCCTTCCAGTTCACCCCGGATGAAGTGGGGCTGATGGCGGAAGAACTCCAGGATGCGGCGCAGGCCGGGGCCGCCGGCGTGGTGGTAGGCGCCCTGGCGGAAAACGGCGAACTGGACGCGGCCGCCATGCGCCTCTGGGCCGAGGTCGCGGCTGCGGCCGGCCTGCAGGCGGTGTGCCACCGCGCTTTTGACCTGAGCGCTGATCTGCAGCAGAGTCTGGAACAGCTGCAGGGCTGGGGGTACAGCGGCGTGCTCACCTCGGGAGGCGCCCCCACGGCGCTGGCCGGCGCTGACCAGCTGTGGCACTTGCAAACCCAGGCTGGCCCCCACTTCGAGGTGCTGGCTGGCAGCGGAGTCCGTCCAGGCCACCTGCCCGAATTGCTGCGGCGAAGCGGGGTCCGGGCGGTTCACGGCTCTTTTTCGGAACTGCGGCCGGCAGCAGAGGACCGCCCTAGCCTGGGCTTCGACCTGCGCGAGCGCTGCACCGTGGCGTCTCAGGTGGCGCAGGCGCGGCAGACGCTGCGGGAGATACTGGGGGCATGA
- a CDS encoding amidohydrolase family protein, whose product MTDPQPAQTSADLFPILYTAGTLFTGLGGAQSPGGVIVSRGSLASKPAVAATGHPDLLRQNYPQAREVDAGDIISPLPANAHTHLDMSAYRFQALPYFRWIPEVAVAQQAQRGLAGALAGAETLARLGQPVGDIVWDPAVMEALLPREDLSGVLYFEVLGPRPEQAQERFARFREQIEGFRRLERPGGLRVGVSPHATYTVSAPLLQLVTEYAAGEGLPVQIHTAEHPGELELYATGAGPIWEHRLPALYPATFAEVMGRPPEPDLTPVRYLDELGVLRHRPTLVHMVNVTAEDIRRVAEAGCAVVSCPRSNANLECGRFPLAEFLAAGVEVALGTDSVASGETLDIRDELAFARERYPEMDPRVLLRAAVKGGARVLGLPVPQIRRGEPWRDEYLWSRSD is encoded by the coding sequence ATGACCGACCCCCAGCCCGCCCAAACCTCCGCTGACCTCTTCCCCATCCTGTATACCGCCGGCACCCTTTTTACCGGCCTCGGCGGAGCGCAGTCGCCCGGCGGCGTGATCGTCTCGCGCGGCTCCCTCGCATCCAAGCCGGCGGTGGCGGCCACCGGCCATCCGGATTTGCTGCGGCAGAATTATCCCCAGGCGCGTGAGGTGGACGCCGGCGACATCATCTCCCCGCTGCCGGCCAACGCCCACACCCACCTGGACATGAGCGCCTACCGCTTTCAGGCGCTGCCCTATTTTCGCTGGATTCCTGAAGTGGCGGTCGCCCAGCAGGCCCAGCGTGGGCTGGCCGGAGCCCTGGCCGGCGCAGAAACCCTGGCGCGGCTGGGGCAGCCGGTAGGCGACATCGTCTGGGATCCGGCGGTGATGGAAGCGCTGCTGCCCCGCGAAGACCTGAGCGGCGTGCTGTATTTCGAGGTGCTGGGGCCCCGCCCCGAGCAGGCCCAGGAACGCTTTGCCCGCTTCCGCGAGCAGATAGAGGGTTTCCGCCGGCTGGAGCGCCCCGGTGGGCTGCGGGTGGGGGTCTCGCCGCACGCCACCTACACGGTCAGCGCTCCGCTGCTGCAGCTGGTGACCGAGTACGCGGCCGGCGAGGGCCTGCCGGTACAGATTCATACCGCCGAGCATCCTGGCGAGCTGGAACTGTACGCCACCGGCGCCGGCCCCATCTGGGAGCACCGGCTGCCCGCCCTGTATCCGGCCACGTTCGCGGAAGTGATGGGCCGCCCGCCGGAGCCGGACCTGACCCCGGTGCGCTACCTGGATGAACTGGGAGTGCTGCGGCACCGGCCCACGCTGGTGCACATGGTGAACGTGACTGCAGAGGACATCCGCCGGGTGGCGGAGGCCGGGTGCGCCGTGGTCAGCTGCCCGCGCTCCAACGCCAACCTGGAATGCGGGCGCTTTCCGCTGGCCGAGTTCCTGGCGGCGGGGGTTGAGGTCGCGCTGGGCACCGACTCGGTGGCGAGCGGCGAAACGCTGGATATTCGCGATGAGCTGGCTTTTGCCCGTGAGCGCTATCCCGAAATGGACCCCCGCGTGCTGCTGCGGGCGGCCGTCAAGGGTGGAGCGCGGGTGCTGGGGCTGCCAGTGCCGCAGATTCGCCGGGGCGAGCCGTGGCGGGACGAGTACCTCTGGAGCCGCAGCGACTAA
- a CDS encoding heavy metal translocating P-type ATPase: MDLLMVLAALGAASIGQAADGAILLFLFSLSNTLQDWAMGRTKNAIAALMDLSPEGATIRRDGVERWCQLGEIQVGDLLLVRPGERIAADARVVQGNTAVDESPITGESRPVDKAVGAELASGTVNLNGSVEAEVVRPAGESTLARLVGLMEQAQTEKSRTETLTERWESPYATTVLLAVPLVFAGLHFLGGLETAAAWYRAMTFMVVASPCAVVISTPAVMLSAMAAAARGGVLFKSSAALDALAGVNTVAFDKTGTLTQAKMTLTRTVADDEPAALALAAGLEAHSEHPIAQAIVQAAQERGIAPQRVSDAQAIPGHGIEARTENGDKAWAGNLRLMQREGASLTPAQDTALAELNAQGSSTVVIGLGSQVLGVMGVADALRPGIAQAVAGLKAAGVAQEVGLSEYRDELLPEDKLRIIGELPAPVAMMGDGVNDAPALARADLGVAVGSGTDVAIESADVVLMQSDLNKLGGAVRLAREARRTVKFNLTFAFGVILLISPLAIAGHVPLPLGVVAHEGGTVFVVFMGLRLLRRQV, translated from the coding sequence GTGGACCTGCTGATGGTGCTGGCCGCACTGGGGGCCGCCAGCATCGGGCAAGCTGCTGACGGCGCCATTTTGCTGTTCCTGTTCAGCCTCTCCAACACCCTGCAGGACTGGGCGATGGGCCGCACCAAGAACGCCATCGCCGCGCTGATGGACCTCAGCCCCGAAGGCGCCACCATCCGGCGTGACGGAGTGGAGCGCTGGTGTCAGCTGGGCGAGATTCAGGTGGGCGACCTGCTGCTGGTGCGCCCCGGCGAGCGCATCGCCGCCGACGCGCGGGTGGTGCAGGGCAACACGGCCGTGGACGAATCACCCATCACCGGCGAAAGCCGCCCGGTGGATAAGGCCGTAGGCGCCGAGCTGGCGTCGGGCACCGTGAACCTGAACGGCAGCGTGGAGGCCGAAGTCGTGCGCCCCGCCGGAGAAAGTACCCTGGCACGGCTGGTGGGCCTGATGGAACAAGCCCAGACCGAGAAAAGCCGCACCGAAACGCTGACCGAACGCTGGGAAAGCCCCTACGCCACCACCGTGCTGCTGGCGGTGCCGCTGGTGTTCGCCGGGCTGCATTTCCTGGGCGGGCTGGAGACGGCGGCGGCCTGGTACCGCGCCATGACCTTTATGGTGGTCGCCAGCCCCTGCGCCGTGGTAATTTCCACCCCCGCCGTGATGCTGAGCGCGATGGCAGCGGCGGCCAGAGGTGGTGTGCTGTTCAAGAGCAGCGCCGCGCTGGACGCTTTGGCCGGCGTGAATACAGTTGCCTTCGATAAGACCGGCACCCTGACCCAGGCCAAGATGACCCTGACCCGCACCGTGGCCGACGACGAACCGGCCGCGCTGGCGCTGGCCGCCGGCCTGGAAGCGCACTCCGAGCACCCCATCGCCCAGGCCATCGTGCAGGCGGCGCAGGAGCGCGGCATTGCGCCGCAGCGGGTCAGTGACGCCCAGGCCATTCCCGGCCACGGCATCGAAGCGCGGACAGAAAATGGCGATAAGGCCTGGGCCGGCAATCTGCGGCTGATGCAGCGTGAAGGTGCGTCACTGACCCCTGCCCAGGACACTGCCCTGGCCGAGCTGAACGCACAGGGCAGCTCGACAGTGGTAATCGGTCTGGGCTCTCAGGTGCTGGGCGTGATGGGCGTGGCCGACGCGCTGCGCCCCGGCATCGCTCAGGCAGTGGCCGGGCTGAAGGCCGCCGGCGTGGCGCAGGAAGTGGGCCTCAGCGAGTACCGCGACGAGCTGCTCCCCGAAGACAAGCTGCGGATTATCGGTGAGCTGCCGGCCCCGGTGGCCATGATGGGCGACGGCGTGAACGACGCTCCGGCCCTGGCCCGCGCCGACCTGGGCGTGGCGGTCGGCTCCGGTACCGACGTGGCCATCGAATCGGCCGACGTGGTGCTGATGCAGAGTGACCTGAACAAGCTGGGCGGCGCCGTGCGGCTGGCCCGCGAAGCCCGGCGCACTGTGAAATTCAACCTGACCTTCGCTTTCGGCGTCATCCTGCTAATTTCGCCGCTGGCGATTGCCGGACACGTGCCGCTGCCGCTGGGCGTGGTGGCGCACGAAGGCGGCACCGTGTTCGTGGTGTTCATGGGCCTGCGCCTGCTGCGCCGTCAGGTCTAG
- the ppgK gene encoding polyphosphate--glucose phosphotransferase → MDVVLGVDIGGSGMKAAPVDVTTGELLAERMRIPTPQGAEPDAVLDVLGQLMRHFDYQGTVGVTFPGIVQGGRTLSAANVSEQWVGMDADTFMTQGLGDDFDVHLLNDADAAGLAEARFGAAQGVQGTVLVVTLGTGIGSALLMDGQLVPNTELGHLFLQSRSGKARHAESWASARVREDKGLSYEEWGGRVSRYLNHLELLFSPTLFVVGGGVSKKADKWLPYVQLERSRVVPAALKNEAGIVGAAMYAAQQRPSLGEG, encoded by the coding sequence ATGGACGTGGTCTTAGGCGTGGATATCGGCGGCAGTGGCATGAAAGCGGCGCCAGTGGATGTGACAACCGGCGAACTGCTGGCCGAGCGAATGCGAATCCCTACTCCCCAGGGCGCTGAGCCGGACGCCGTGCTGGACGTGCTGGGCCAGCTGATGCGGCATTTCGACTATCAGGGCACGGTGGGGGTGACGTTTCCCGGCATCGTGCAGGGGGGCCGCACCCTGAGCGCTGCCAACGTGAGCGAGCAGTGGGTGGGCATGGACGCCGATACTTTCATGACCCAGGGTCTGGGCGACGACTTTGACGTGCACCTGCTGAACGACGCCGACGCCGCCGGACTGGCCGAAGCCCGCTTCGGGGCCGCGCAGGGCGTGCAGGGCACCGTACTGGTGGTCACGCTGGGCACCGGCATCGGCTCGGCCCTGCTGATGGACGGGCAGCTGGTGCCCAACACCGAACTGGGCCACCTCTTCCTGCAAAGCCGCAGTGGCAAGGCCCGGCACGCCGAAAGCTGGGCCTCGGCGCGGGTACGCGAGGACAAGGGCCTCAGTTACGAGGAATGGGGCGGGCGGGTCAGCCGTTACCTGAACCACCTAGAGTTGCTGTTCAGCCCCACGCTGTTCGTGGTGGGCGGCGGCGTCAGCAAAAAGGCCGACAAATGGCTGCCTTACGTGCAGCTGGAACGCAGCCGGGTGGTCCCGGCCGCCCTGAAGAACGAAGCCGGCATCGTGGGGGCCGCCATGTACGCTGCGCAGCAGCGGCCCAGCTTGGGCGAAGGCTGA